In Candidatus Nezhaarchaeota archaeon, the sequence ATGCCAATTCTCAGAATGCTTAAGAACACCTTAGCCTTCCTAACCGTTATACCTGTGGGCATGGATGAGCGCGTTTTCAATGATGCAGCGAGATTAATGTGGACCTTCCCACTATACGGCGCCTTAATAGGCTTCATAGCTGGTTGTGTTGGATTAACTCTCCATTTAACGGGAATACCACTCCTTGCTGTAGCTGCGATCACTTATGCCTCAATCTTGAGTTTGACGGGCTTCAATCACATGGACGGCCTTCTAGACTTTGCAGACGCCATAGCAGCCCCAGTTTCAAGAGAGAAGAGACTTCAAATAATGAAAGACCAGTACACTGGAGCTGCGGCAATGACGACAAGCTTAACTCTAGCCATAGCTACGATCGCCTTCATAAGTGCGGTGCCCTCAAGCTCAATAATTCATGTACTGATTGTCTCAGAAGCATCAGCTAAGCTAGGGATGGTCGTATCGGCCTTCATGGGGCCAGCAGCTAGGAAAGGGCTTGGAGAGATTTTTGTGATGAAGTTCAGGGAGGGCCGTAGGTACGCTAAGTTAGCGGCGTCCATAATGCTCTGCTTGACCACATCATTACTAATGCTCGGTATGGCCGGTGTGACCTCGTGTCTAGCCAGTGTACTTACCGGGATCATAGTTACTGAAGCTGCTCGAAGAAGTTTTGGTGGGATTACGGGTGATGTATTGGGGGCAATAAACGAAATCTCGAGGGCAACGTCATTGGCTGTATGCGTGGTGAGCTTGAATTGAAGTTTGCAGGATTAGTCATGGCTGGCGGCAAAGGGTCAAGGCTTGAAATAAACATTGAGAAACCACTTCTATCCATATGCGGTGTCTCAATGCTTGAAAGAGTTGTAGGGGCTCTTAGGAACTCAAAGTACATAACATCAATCTTCGTGACTGTCACCCAGTGGACCCCCAACACTAAGCGGAGAGCAGAGGAGTTAGGTCTCAACGTCATTGAGACGAGGGGTCTCGGTTATGTAGATGACCTGAGAGAGGCGTTGAAGATTCTGTGGAGAAGATACTATTACAGGGAGGTAGTAGTCGTTAACTCAGACATACCCTTATTGAATGGCTCAGTTGTAGATGAGGTCATAACGTTTTACATCAATAGTGGGGCTGAGGCATTGACGGTAGTAATTGAAGTTGATAGCTACACTAAGCTGGGCTTCAAGGCCGATTACCAATTTGAGCATCAAGGAATAGTTGTGGCGCCTGTTGGACTTAATGTAGTGAGAGCAGACCTCGTAAAAAATGAGGAGCTTCTTAGAGAAGTCGTATATGTGCATCCTATGACGGAGCTTTTAGTGAACGTGAATACGATTAGCGAGGCCAAGAAGGCGGAGGAGCTTCTAATGAAGCGTAGATCTTGCTATAACTCAATCACTTAATCTTATGATGACTTCTTTGCATCGAACACTAACATGAGGACCCCTCACTACTTTGAAACTCAGTTAGGCTGCACCTCATAGCTTAAAGCTAAAGGTTTATAGCGTCGTCTACGTCGCGCACCTTCATGACGTAAATCGCATACGCCTCGCCTTTCCTTACCGTAGGTCTCTTGTCGATAATTGTTGATAACAGCTTAGCTCCGCCAGGTACTTTAAGGCTGAATGGCTTCACGATCATGTCGTTGTCTGCCACCATTTTCTTGACCACAGCTGTGCCAATTAGCTGTGGCTGCTCTAAGCTAGCCTCATTAAAGCATGCTCTAATCAGCATATCTAGTATGTTTAATGAGGATATCTCCCTTAATGCCAGGTAACTTGTTGTTAGGCGAGGATTCACTTCCACAGCATAGGCTTCTTCACCCTTCAAAACCATGTCCACACCAAAGAAGCCCCTTGTCCAGCCAAGGCACCTTACAACCCTCAATGCAGTTGATGTTAACAGCTCATTCTTTTCTCTGTATGGGACAAGACCTTTAATGTAGCTAGAGTTCTCAAAGGGACCCCTCAGAGAGACCTCCTGTAAGTTGACAGATAGTGGCACTACATGATCTCCCGCTGATAGTAAGTTCACGCTTACATTGACGCCATCTATGAATTCTTGAACAAGAAAGTATGGGAGCCTGGTGCTCTGCTTGACCTTCTTTAAGGCTGCTGAAACTTCATGTGGACTTGCAACTATACTAAGCCCCATACATCCATCGCCATCAGCTGGCTTAACCACCACCTTCCTATGCATTTGAAGAGCCCTCTCTATGATATCCAACCCATCATCAAAACTAGATACCACCGTCCAGGGGGTCTTAATGCCGTTAAGCTGGAGGTTTCTCAGCAAAAGTGCTTTGTCAGAGGCTAGGAAGACAGCACTTGAAGGTGAGTTAAGGACGTCGAGGCCCTCGTCCTCACATGCTTTAATGAGGGAGTATATGGTCCTGCTCGATGATGGCGCTATCACTACTACTAGGTCCACGGGCTTCTTTGGCGGTATTGAGTCTAGCGCATAGACTTCGTATCCTGCAGAGCTTAAGTCTTCAATGGATGCCTTTAGCATGGCCTCTCCTTCAACCCATATCGGGCTGTAGATGTTCTTTGAGGCTGTTAGGTGCTCGTAGACGCCTACCTTCAAGCTTCAAACACCTTCTTCAGGAGAAGGTGATCTACATTGTGTGAGGCCCTTGACACCAGCAATGCCCATGACTATGTCGGTCTTCGTTATTATCCCAACAAGCCTCTCTCCATCCACGACGGGCAGCCCGCCAGAGCCGTGTCTCATCATGAGCTCAGCCGCCTTAGTTGCATCCTCATCTGCCCCTACGACCACAGGGTTTGGCGTCATAATGTCCTCTGCTACTGGCACCATATAGATTCTTACGGTCACCTCTCTATCTTTGTACTGCCTAACTCTTTGCTTAACGAACCTATCCCTAGTAGGAGTGTGTGTAGTAAACACAACGTCGGTTTCCGTTACTACACCCACTGGCCTATCATCGTCAACGACAATAACCCTAGAGATGTTATATTTGGCGAGAAGTTCCTGAATCCTAAATACACTATGAGTCCTTCTAACAACGATTGGATGCTTCGTCATTAGATCGCGCACAAGGTACATTCCTCGATAACCATCGACGAATGCCCTCAGCATGTCGGTCTTCGTTATTATCCCAACAAGCCCGCCAGTTATTGGTGTCACAACAGGAAGTCCACTTATTAAGTTCCTCACCATTATATTGGCAGCTCTCTTAATGCTCATGCGTGGGGTTGCTAGCTTAAGTTCCATAGGCCCCTTAACGTCACCCACGTAAACGGATTCTAGAGGTCTATCCCTCCACTCCTTTGACATCATTATCCTAACCAAGTCACTCTTCGTTATTATGCTTATGGGCTTGAAGCCCTCGTCGACTATAACGATTCTGCCCACCCCATGCTTTAACATTAAATTCCTAATGTAGGCTAAGTTGTCATTGAGCCTTGCCGTTATAACAGGAGAGGTCATGTACCTGGAAACCCTCAACTTAAACACCAACTCCAAATCAATGTAAACAATAAATGCTTTAAATTTAGTCTCTTACCCTAATCACTGAACCATTCATTGGGGTCTCTATCCTCTCGGCATAGCTGCCTATTGAGTCAATGAGCTTCTTGATATTTTGCTCCTCACCATGCACCAGTATGAGGACTTTGGGCTTAACAGTAGCTATGAATCTA encodes:
- a CDS encoding ATP-grasp domain-containing protein; protein product: MKVGVYEHLTASKNIYSPIWVEGEAMLKASIEDLSSAGYEVYALDSIPPKKPVDLVVVIAPSSSRTIYSLIKACEDEGLDVLNSPSSAVFLASDKALLLRNLQLNGIKTPWTVVSSFDDGLDIIERALQMHRKVVVKPADGDGCMGLSIVASPHEVSAALKKVKQSTRLPYFLVQEFIDGVNVSVNLLSAGDHVVPLSVNLQEVSLRGPFENSSYIKGLVPYREKNELLTSTALRVVRCLGWTRGFFGVDMVLKGEEAYAVEVNPRLTTSYLALREISSLNILDMLIRACFNEASLEQPQLIGTAVVKKMVADNDMIVKPFSLKVPGGAKLLSTIIDKRPTVRKGEAYAIYVMKVRDVDDAINL
- a CDS encoding NTP transferase domain-containing protein gives rise to the protein MKFAGLVMAGGKGSRLEINIEKPLLSICGVSMLERVVGALRNSKYITSIFVTVTQWTPNTKRRAEELGLNVIETRGLGYVDDLREALKILWRRYYYREVVVVNSDIPLLNGSVVDEVITFYINSGAEALTVVIEVDSYTKLGFKADYQFEHQGIVVAPVGLNVVRADLVKNEELLREVVYVHPMTELLVNVNTISEAKKAEELLMKRRSCYNSIT
- a CDS encoding CBS domain-containing protein — encoded protein: MRVSRYMTSPVITARLNDNLAYIRNLMLKHGVGRIVIVDEGFKPISIITKSDLVRIMMSKEWRDRPLESVYVGDVKGPMELKLATPRMSIKRAANIMVRNLISGLPVVTPITGGLVGIITKTDMLRAFVDGYRGMYLVRDLMTKHPIVVRRTHSVFRIQELLAKYNISRVIVVDDDRPVGVVTETDVVFTTHTPTRDRFVKQRVRQYKDREVTVRIYMVPVAEDIMTPNPVVVGADEDATKAAELMMRHGSGGLPVVDGERLVGIITKTDIVMGIAGVKGLTQCRSPSPEEGV
- the cobS gene encoding adenosylcobinamide-GDP ribazoletransferase, giving the protein MPILRMLKNTLAFLTVIPVGMDERVFNDAARLMWTFPLYGALIGFIAGCVGLTLHLTGIPLLAVAAITYASILSLTGFNHMDGLLDFADAIAAPVSREKRLQIMKDQYTGAAAMTTSLTLAIATIAFISAVPSSSIIHVLIVSEASAKLGMVVSAFMGPAARKGLGEIFVMKFREGRRYAKLAASIMLCLTTSLLMLGMAGVTSCLASVLTGIIVTEAARRSFGGITGDVLGAINEISRATSLAVCVVSLN